One region of Oryza sativa Japonica Group chromosome 10, ASM3414082v1 genomic DNA includes:
- the LOC4348952 gene encoding E3 ubiquitin-protein ligase RING1-like, producing the protein MSNPAAYYAAVARKQYFCYQCNRTVLLPASAAAAGALSCPECRGDFIEEVNVPAPAIIPFPFAFPPMMPTATSASAAAAAAASPTQSSSSSAATSPSSDLSAFLNSMLGPLNLRTDERMPGTTSAAGTATPEDEPDGFDAVTFFQNYLQNLMDGGANIQVLLDDASVGLAPGIGRVGGASFGDYFVGPGLEQLIEQLTENDPNRYGTPPAAKSALSTLPDVVVTDAMVAAADGAECAVCKEDFSPGEGAKQMPCKHIYHADCIMPWLDLHNSCPICRFELPTDDPDYEGRKKSNPQPTAGVDAGAASGSSTAAEEREESGESARLVERRFNVSLPWPFSGLGSQTPQQDGSNGGAGASGSKDGGASSDKK; encoded by the coding sequence atgtcGAATCCGGCCGCCTActacgccgccgtcgcgcggaAGCAGTACTTCTGCTACCAATGCAACCGCACCGTCCTCctcccggcctccgccgccgccgccggggcgctCTCCTGCCCGGAGTGCCGCGGGGATTTCATCGAGGAGGTCAACGTCCCCGCCCCCGCCATCATCCCCTTCCCCTTCGCCTTCCCCCCGATGATGcccaccgccacctccgcctccgccgccgccgccgccgcggcctcgccgacccagtcctcctcctcgtccgccgccacGTCGCCATCCAGCGACCTCTCCGCCTTCCTCAACAGCATGCTCGGCCCGCTCAACCTCCGCACCGACGAGCGGATGCCGGGAACCACCTCCGCCGCGGGCACGGCGACCCCCGAGGACGAGCCCGACGGGTTCGACGCGGTCACGTTCTTCCAGAACTACCTCCAGAATCTCATGGACGGCGGCGCCAACATCCAGGTCCTCCTCGACGACGCCAGCGTCGGCCTCGCCCCCGGCAtcggccgcgtcggcggcgccagCTTCGGGGACTACTTCGTCGGCCCGGGCCTGGAGCAGCTCATCGAGCAGCTCACCGAGAACGACCCGAACCGCTAcggcacgccgccggcggccaagTCGGCTCTCTCCACGCTCCCCGATGTCGTCGTGACCGACGCCATGGTCGCCGCGGCGGATGGCGCCGAGTGCGCCGTCTGCAAGGAGGATTTCTCGCCTGGGGAAGGGGCCAAGCAGATGCCCTGCAAGCACATTTACCACGCCGACTGCATCATGCCATGGCTGGATCTCCACAATTCATGCCCCATATGCCGCTTTGAGCTGCCTACTGATGACCCTGATTACGAGGGGCGTAAGAAATCAAACCCACAGCCAACTGCTGGCGTTGATGCCGGAGCTGCATCTGGGAGTTCTACTGCTGCTGAGGAGCGAGAGGAGAGTGGGGAGAGTGCGAGGTTGGTCGAACGGCGGTTTAACGTGTCGCTGCCATGGCCTTTTAGTGGATTGGGATCGCAAACGCCGCAGCAGGATGGGAGCAATGGGGGCGCTGGTGCCAGTGGCTCGAAGGATGGAGGCGCATCCAGTGACAAAAAATAA
- the LOC4348954 gene encoding uncharacterized protein: MSHVRSASAAADAASDWQKVRAEWFARFKEEYERKVAEHPDVDWSDELAVDARHYRESWERIYARAYGPFDKSTSIPPMRYTAEPVPFDASEQYTLQIFCVKIKELRRGLQWPIHVFGLIAARDTIDHNRNMVFDRTRDDCQTLTQEDPYLLLTGPTRAVVVCDPVYLEAVLRVKGSTESEDEDLSFFTVPLTDVNRPRETCLITREYTSKLSTLELTFGYVVRSVEATIKARIVDGSWPEEDGSSARFTACTSSLKHNGVLLLDSGDKRRKMRVDADGVVGLSRRVVSVEFEGELEVSVVTFDGSNICSKMEAEIRFVPEEVGESCVELDVGFCKMEITVAWSCLSLSCR, encoded by the exons ATGTCCCATGTTAgatccgcatccgccgctgccgATGCGGCGTCGGATTGGCAGAAGGTGAGGGCGGAGTGGTTCGCCAGGTTCAAGGAGGAGTACGAGAGGAAGGTCGCGGAGCATCCCGACGTCGACTGGTCCGACGAGCTGGCCGTCGACGCCCGCCACTATCGCGAGAGCTGGGAACGCATCTATGCAAGAGCCTACGGCCCCTTCGACAAATCCA CGTCTATCCCACCTATGCGATATACGGCTGAGCCTGTGCCATTCGATGCATCTGAACAATATACGCTGCAGATCTTCTGTGTAAAAATCAAAGAATTAAGGCGGGGCTTACAGTGGCCGATCCATGTGTTTGGTCTCATTGCTGCACGGGACACAATTGATCACAATCGCAATATGGTCTTCGACCGCACTAGGGATGACTGCCAAACCCTCACCCAAGAG GATCCATATCTACTACTGACAGGCCCTACCCGTGCTGTTGTGGTGTGTGATCCTGTCTACCTTGAGGCTGTGCTAAGAGTCAAGGGCTCTACTGAATCAGAGGATGAAGATTTAAGCTTTTTCACTGTACCGCTCACCGATGTCAACCGCCCTAGGGAAACATGCCTGATTACTAGAGAGTACACCAGCAAGCTTAGCACGCTGGAGCTGACGTTTGGCTATGTCGTTCGCTCCGTGGAGGCCACGATCAAGGCGCGTATCGTTGATGGGTCATGGCCAGAAGAAGATGGTTCTTCAGCTCGGTTTACTGCCTGTACCTCCAGCCTGAAACACAATGGAGTTTTGTTGCTTGATTCTGGAGATAAGAGGAGGAAGATGCGTGTTGATGCCGATGGCGTGGTAGGGCTCTCGCGGCGTGTGGTTTCTGTTGAGTTTGAGGGGGAGCTGGAAGTTTCTGTGGTGACATTTGATGGTAGTAATATTTGTAGTAAGATGGAAGCTGAGATAAGGTTCGTGCCTGAGGAGGTCGGTGAAAGCTGTGTTGAGCTTGATGTTGGCTTTTGTAAAATGGAGATCACTGTTGCCTGGTCATGTCTTTCTTTATCATGTCGATGA
- the LOC136353562 gene encoding uncharacterized protein, which produces MAFDGALNSQGAGAGFILTSPSRDQFKHAIHLNFRATNNTVEYEGLLAGIRAAATLGAKRLIVKGDSELVANQVHKDYKCSNSELSKYLADVRKLEKRFDRIEVRHVYRKDNVEPDDLARRASRRESLEPGTFLDILTKPSVKEVSGEVSPNTPDISSEVTEVERAVADIETTDDWRIPLIKFISSEELPKDNTEAEKITCKAKIYCMVGNDLYKKAPNGVLLKCVSTDDGRHLLLDIHEGICGSHAAGRTLVGKAF; this is translated from the coding sequence atggcattcgatggcgcactcaacagccaaggagcaggggcaggatttatCTTGACGTCTCCTTCcagagatcaattcaagcacgcaatccacctcaacttcagggcgaccaataacactgtagaatacgaaggactactcgccgggatacgAGCTGCAGCTACACTTGGGGCCAAGCGACTAATCGTCAAAGGGGACTCTgagctagtcgcgaaccaggtacacaaagattataaatgctctaactccgagttatccaagtatctcgcagatGTCAGGAAACTAGAGAAAAGGTTCGAtaggatcgaggtccgacacgtctaccgcaaggacaacgtcgagccagacgacctagcacgacgtgcgtccagacgagaaTCGCTCGAGCCCGGCACTTTTCTCGACATCCTGACGAAGCCATCGGTGAAAGAGGTTAGCGGCGAAGTCAGCCCGAACACCCCCGACATTAGCTCGGAGGTCACCGAGGTAGAACGCGCCGTTGCCGACATTGAAACCACAGACGATTGGCGCATCCCACTAATCAAATTCATCAGCAGCGAGGAGTTGCCCAAGGACAAtacagaggccgagaaaataacctgtaaagcaaagatctactgtatggtcggcaacgatctatacaagaaagcgccaaacggggtacttctcaaatgcgtctcgaCCGACGAtggcagacacctcctcctcgacatacatgaaggcatatgtgggtcacatgccgccggtcggacattggTCGGCAAAGCTTTTTGA
- the LOC4348955 gene encoding uncharacterized protein isoform X2, with amino-acid sequence MNSKRRRSHSPVEHLEGNNKEIEISGRKDDLRDLENDSSNARSGRGHEYVRHSDRHSSGAPRDSRRHDDYRRYHDKRGDDNDRGHRISRSERESRSDTYYDRTKRDGTSDRSRGDWRNDDKSLRREHRSKNQDKQEPSREYPRYDGEHDKYSDGKKQGHTSRRYPEEKESKYKETAKQEEALKKRTGKEIEKMSSVAEPEVGTREKRSLFSSVGPDFENAQLNDNADTSGKKPSLDCSNGVVLDNPTSGFTVNSVDAAKVAAMKAAELVNKNLVGFGVGAGRLSTDQKKKLLWGNKKSNPPESSAHWDSNLFPDRERQEKFNKLMGVKSSSSSSAQESKVDGKDGSSSDAKKQEELDTDLEKHYIAGLRRRDGRTVGLGL; translated from the exons ATGAACTCTAAGCGTAGGAGGAGTCATAGTCCAGTTGAGCACTTGGAAGGCAACAATAAGGAGATTGAGATTTCTGGAAGGAAAGATGACTTAAGAGATCTAGAGAATGACTCTAGTAATGCCAGATCAGGCAGAGGTCATGAATATGTCAGGCATTCTGATAGGCATTCTTCTGGAGCACCACGTGATTCCAGGAGGCATGATGATTATAGGAGGTATCATGATAAGCGTGGTGATGACAATGACAGGGGCCATAGAATCTCTCGGTCAGAACGGGAATCAAGGTCTGACACTTATTATGATCGTACAAAGCGTGATGGCACATCTGATAGATCACGCGGTGATTGGCGAAATGATGACAAATCTTTAAGGAGAGAACACAGGAGTAAGAACCAAGATAAGCAAGAGCCATCACGTGAATATCCTAGATATGATGGAGAACATGACAAATATTCAGATGGAAAAAAACAAGGACACACTAGCAGAAGGTATccagaagaaaaggaaagtaAGTACAAGGAGACTGCTAAGCAAGAGGAGGCCCTAAAGAAGAGAACTGGCAAGGAAATTGAAAAGATGAGTTCCGTAGCTGAACCTGAGGTGGGAACTAGGGAGAAGAGAAGTTTATTTAGTTCAGTTGGGCCAGATTTTGAAAATGCACAACTTAATGATAATGCAGACACTTCTGGGAAGAAACCTTCACTTGACTGTTCGAATG GTGTAGTCTTGGATAACCCTACATCAGGATTTACTGTAAACAGTGTTGATGCAGCAAAAGTTGCAGCTATGAAAGCTGCCGAATTAG TGAACAAAAACCTTGTAGGATTTGGAGTTGGTGCTGGGCGCCTGTCCACAGACCAGAAGAAAAAACTGCTTTGGGGCAACAAAAAGAGTAATCCTCCAGAG TCAAGCGCTCACTGGGACTCGAATCTGTTTCCTGACCGGGAGCGCCAAGAGAAATTCAACAAACTCATG GGAGtgaagagcagcagcagcagctcagcCCAGGAGAGCAAGGTCGACGGCAAGGACGGGAGCTCGTCGGATGCCAAGAAGCAGGAGGAGCTGGACACCGACCTGGAGAAGCATTACATCGCAGGCCTGCGCCGGAGAGACGGCCGGACCGTCGGTCTTGGCCTGTAG
- the LOC4348955 gene encoding pre-mRNA-processing ATP-dependent RNA helicase PRP5 isoform X1 produces MNSKRRRSHSPVEHLEGNNKEIEISGRKDDLRDLENDSSNARSGRGHEYVRHSDRHSSGAPRDSRRHDDYRRYHDKRGDDNDRGHRISRSERESRSDTYYDRTKRDGTSDRSRGDWRNDDKSLRREHRSKNQDKQEPSREYPRYDGEHDKYSDGKKQGHTSRRYPEEKESKYKETAKQEEALKKRTGKEIEKMSSVAEPEVGTREKRSLFSSVGPDFENAQLNDNADTSGKKPSLDCSNGVVLDNPTSGFTVNSVDAAKVAAMKAAELVNKNLVGFGVGAGRLSTDQKKKLLWGNKKSNPPESSAHWDSNLFPDRERQEKFNKLMSLRMPWWLWPIIVGSEEQQQQLSPGEQGRRQGRELVGCQEAGGAGHRPGEALHRRPAPERRPDRRSWPVECPAYSIGELLWSSFCADIAGMFGTLACECSPGFSPVKVQLGCFVVAPKLLFLYDALTTMKGADKLTSPMLFAAFNQVHFGKDVKRHQVCEPVSQGQNALIFISCFHKG; encoded by the exons ATGAACTCTAAGCGTAGGAGGAGTCATAGTCCAGTTGAGCACTTGGAAGGCAACAATAAGGAGATTGAGATTTCTGGAAGGAAAGATGACTTAAGAGATCTAGAGAATGACTCTAGTAATGCCAGATCAGGCAGAGGTCATGAATATGTCAGGCATTCTGATAGGCATTCTTCTGGAGCACCACGTGATTCCAGGAGGCATGATGATTATAGGAGGTATCATGATAAGCGTGGTGATGACAATGACAGGGGCCATAGAATCTCTCGGTCAGAACGGGAATCAAGGTCTGACACTTATTATGATCGTACAAAGCGTGATGGCACATCTGATAGATCACGCGGTGATTGGCGAAATGATGACAAATCTTTAAGGAGAGAACACAGGAGTAAGAACCAAGATAAGCAAGAGCCATCACGTGAATATCCTAGATATGATGGAGAACATGACAAATATTCAGATGGAAAAAAACAAGGACACACTAGCAGAAGGTATccagaagaaaaggaaagtaAGTACAAGGAGACTGCTAAGCAAGAGGAGGCCCTAAAGAAGAGAACTGGCAAGGAAATTGAAAAGATGAGTTCCGTAGCTGAACCTGAGGTGGGAACTAGGGAGAAGAGAAGTTTATTTAGTTCAGTTGGGCCAGATTTTGAAAATGCACAACTTAATGATAATGCAGACACTTCTGGGAAGAAACCTTCACTTGACTGTTCGAATG GTGTAGTCTTGGATAACCCTACATCAGGATTTACTGTAAACAGTGTTGATGCAGCAAAAGTTGCAGCTATGAAAGCTGCCGAATTAG TGAACAAAAACCTTGTAGGATTTGGAGTTGGTGCTGGGCGCCTGTCCACAGACCAGAAGAAAAAACTGCTTTGGGGCAACAAAAAGAGTAATCCTCCAGAG TCAAGCGCTCACTGGGACTCGAATCTGTTTCCTGACCGGGAGCGCCAAGAGAAATTCAACAAACTCATG AGTCTGAGGATGCCTTGGTGGCTATGGCCTATTATTGTAGGGAGtgaagagcagcagcagcagctcagcCCAGGAGAGCAAGGTCGACGGCAAGGACGGGAGCTCGTCGGATGCCAAGAAGCAGGAGGAGCTGGACACCGACCTGGAGAAGCATTACATCGCAGGCCTGCGCCGGAGAGACGGCCGGACCGTCGGTCTTGGCCTGTAGAATGCCCTGCTTACAGCATTGGAGAACTACTCTGGAGCTCGTTTTGTGCAGACATTGCTGGCATGTTTGGTACCCTTGCGTGTGAATGTTCACCTGGGTTTTCACCTGTGAAAGTGCAACTGGGTTGTTTTGTAGTAGCGCCTAAACTGCTGTTCCTGTATGATGCATTAACCACAATGAAGGGAGCAGATAAACTCACTTCCCCCATGCTATTTGCTGCTTTCAATCAAGTGCATTTTGGCAAAGACGTCAAGAGACATCAGGTTTGCGAACCAGTTTCACAAGGCCAGAATGCCTTGATTTTTATTAGCTGTTTCCATAAAGGTTAA